The following DNA comes from Bacteroidota bacterium.
CGTGTAGCATAAATATCTGAATGATCTCCAAAAATTGATAATGCATGAGCAGCAACACTTCTCGCTGAAACATGAAAAACTCCCGGTAATAATTCACCAGCAATTTTATACATATTTGGAATCATCAACAGCAATCCTTGTGAGGCTGTGTAAGTTGACGTTAGTGCGCCAGCTTGTAAAGCACCATGCACAGCACCAGATGCCCCGCCTTCAGATTGCATTTCTGAAACTTCAACAGTTTCTCCAAATAAGTTCTTTCTTCCAGAAGAGGCCCATTCGTCAACGTATTCAGCCATATTTGAGGAAGGAGTGATAGGATATATTGCGGCAACTTCGCTAAACATATAAGCAATATGTGCTGCGGCCATGTTTCCTTCACAAGTGATAAAATTTCTCTTATTAGCCATAAAGCAATTATTTTTATTTTATATCAATGAAATACAACTATAAACCATAATTAAAAACGACCGCAAGTTAGAGAAAGATTTAAAGAATAAATACCCTCCTCACTTTATTTAAAGAACTTATAATTGGTTTAATTCTAAACAATTATGTTCGAATAATGAACTTAGATACGCACTTCCTTTGTGCAATAATTAACAGTGAAAAAACTGAATTAAATGTGCACCCGAAACAAATTAAATTCTATTACTTTGCCTCGATATTATATCTCTTATATGAATAAGGGATGCATTTTTTAACCAAAAAAGAATTTATGTCAGATAAGTCGAGAGTCGTAGAACTTGATGAAGTAGTTATAAAGTTCGCAGGTGATTCAGGAGACGGCATGCAATTAACGGGGAATCAGTTCTCAGACACATCAGCTTTTACAGGAAATGATATTGCAACATTTCCTGATTATCCTTCAGAAATAAGGGCACCACAAGGAACGGTTTCCGGAGTTTCTGGCTTCACTGTCCACATTGGGCATAAAGAAGTTTTCACTTCAGGAGATTTAGCCGATGTTTTGGTTGTAATGAACCCGGCAGCATTAAAAACAAATTTGAAATGGGCAAAGCGAGGAGCAACAATTATCCTAGACTCTGATAGTTTTGAGCCTAAAAACATGGTGAAAGCAGGCTGGGACGATGATTTATTCACTAGCAACATATTAGTTGGTTATAATGTTGTTAAAGCACCTATCACCACATTAACGCAACAAACACTATCAGGGATGAATCTGGATAACAAAACTGTTATTCGATCAAAAAACATGTTTGCCTTGGGTATGCTTTATTGGCTTTTCAATAAAGAACTTACGCCATCTGAAAAATTCTTTGAAGAGAAATTCAAGAAAAAACCAATTCTTATTGATGCGAACAAGAAGGTTTTAAAAGCAGGATACTATTATGCTTATAATGTACAGGAACTGGATGTTACTTATAAAATTCTTCCAGTACGAAAGCATAATCCTGGAAAATATAGAAATATAACAGGAAATGTAGCAACAGCCTGGGGATTTTTAGCTGCTTCAGAAAAATCAAAATTACCCTTATTTTTAGGATCTTATCCAATAACACCTGCTTCTGAAATTTTGCATGAGTTATCAAATCATCATCATTTTGGCGTTAAAACATTTCAGGCTGAAGATGAGATTGCAGGGATATGCTCCTCAATAGGTGCCAGTTTTGCAGGAAATTTAGCAATTACAACTACATCGGGCCCTGGCTTAGCACTTAAAGGTGAAGCCATTGGTTTAGCTGTTATTACGGAACTACCTCTGGTTATTGTGAACGTTCAACGCGGAGGACCTTCAACCGGACTTCCAACTAA
Coding sequences within:
- a CDS encoding pyruvate:ferredoxin (flavodoxin) oxidoreductase; translation: MANKRNFITCEGNMAAAHIAYMFSEVAAIYPITPSSNMAEYVDEWASSGRKNLFGETVEVSEMQSEGGASGAVHGALQAGALTSTYTASQGLLLMIPNMYKIAGELLPGVFHVSARSVAAHALSIFGDHSDIYATR
- a CDS encoding 2-oxoacid:acceptor oxidoreductase subunit alpha; translation: MSDKSRVVELDEVVIKFAGDSGDGMQLTGNQFSDTSAFTGNDIATFPDYPSEIRAPQGTVSGVSGFTVHIGHKEVFTSGDLADVLVVMNPAALKTNLKWAKRGATIILDSDSFEPKNMVKAGWDDDLFTSNILVGYNVVKAPITTLTQQTLSGMNLDNKTVIRSKNMFALGMLYWLFNKELTPSEKFFEEKFKKKPILIDANKKVLKAGYYYAYNVQELDVTYKILPVRKHNPGKYRNITGNVATAWGFLAASEKSKLPLFLGSYPITPASEILHELSNHHHFGVKTFQAEDEIAGICSSIGASFAGNLAITTTSGPGLALKGEAIGLAVITELPLVIVNVQRGGPSTGLPTKTEQSDLMQALYGRNGESPCMVMAASSSSDCFFFAYYAAKYSLEHMTPVILLTDGYLANGSELLKLPKMDELPEITPRMAKANDPDYKPYKRDPDTLARDWAIPGTEGLRHRIGGLEKGDVDGEVSHDPVNHQVMTDLREEKVQRISNHIPLQRIYGEETGDLLIVGWGGTFGSLLTSVNEMKEEGKKVSLAHFNYIKPLPKNTESVFKGFKKIIVCEINSGQFADYLRMKVPGFQYHQFNKVQGLPFMVSELKDRFNQLLEDK